The Allofrancisella frigidaquae genome has a segment encoding these proteins:
- the secY gene encoding preprotein translocase subunit SecY codes for MSKFNSASGTGELKSRLIFVVMAIIVFRLGVYIPIPNIDPAKLVDIISNQRSSTSGLMSMFNMFSGGALTQMSIFALGVMPYISASIIFQMLSAVYPKFIELKKEGESGQKKITQYTRYLTLALALVQSLGIVAFVLHQEGLVTTNNTVLFYLTTIVSVTTGSMFLMWLGEQITERGVGNGISLLIFSGIVANLPAEILNTISQANAPGSSITYLSVWVLLILLLLVIAFVVFMESAQRKITVNYAKRQQGRKMYAAQTSHLPLKLNMAGVIPAIFASSILMVPGVLFGWLSNYSSLGWLADVSEILQPGSIVYTIVFAVTIIFFCFFYTSLVFNPKETADNLKKSGAYISGVRPGEQTAKYIDAVMTRLTLVGSLYITAICLLPIFVVKFFAQGLSFTFGGTSLLIVVVVMMDFMAQVRSHMMSTQYDSLLKKANLSSKRK; via the coding sequence ATGTCAAAGTTTAATAGTGCTTCAGGTACAGGTGAATTAAAATCTCGTTTGATCTTTGTTGTGATGGCTATTATTGTGTTTAGGTTAGGAGTTTATATTCCTATTCCGAACATAGATCCAGCAAAATTGGTAGATATTATTTCTAATCAACGCTCATCAACTAGTGGTTTGATGAGTATGTTTAATATGTTTTCTGGCGGCGCTCTTACTCAGATGAGTATATTTGCTCTAGGTGTAATGCCTTATATCTCAGCATCTATAATTTTTCAAATGTTGTCAGCAGTTTATCCTAAGTTTATAGAGTTAAAAAAAGAAGGTGAATCTGGCCAGAAAAAAATAACTCAATATACTAGATATTTAACTCTTGCTTTAGCGTTGGTGCAATCTTTAGGTATAGTTGCTTTTGTGTTACACCAAGAGGGTTTAGTAACAACAAATAATACAGTTTTGTTTTATTTGACAACTATCGTTTCGGTGACTACAGGTAGTATGTTTTTGATGTGGCTAGGTGAGCAAATTACAGAAAGAGGAGTTGGTAATGGTATTTCATTATTAATTTTCTCTGGTATTGTAGCTAACCTTCCCGCTGAAATTTTAAATACTATTTCACAAGCAAATGCGCCAGGTTCTAGTATAACTTATTTATCAGTTTGGGTACTACTTATTTTACTACTACTAGTGATTGCTTTTGTAGTGTTTATGGAAAGTGCTCAAAGAAAAATAACTGTAAATTACGCTAAAAGACAGCAAGGTAGAAAAATGTATGCTGCTCAAACTAGCCATTTACCATTAAAACTTAATATGGCAGGGGTGATTCCAGCGATATTTGCATCTTCGATACTTATGGTACCAGGTGTATTATTTGGTTGGTTATCTAACTATAGTTCATTAGGTTGGTTGGCTGATGTTTCAGAAATACTTCAGCCCGGTAGTATAGTTTACACTATAGTATTTGCAGTAACTATTATATTTTTCTGTTTCTTTTATACTTCTTTAGTATTCAATCCGAAAGAAACAGCTGATAACCTGAAAAAGTCAGGAGCTTACATTTCTGGTGTTAGACCTGGTGAGCAAACTGCTAAATATATAGATGCAGTCATGACAAGGCTAACTTTGGTAGGATCGTTGTATATTACAGCAATATGTTTATTGCCTATATTTGTAGTTAAATTTTTTGCACAGGGATTGTCATTTACATTTGGTGGTACTTCGTTGCTAATTGTGGTAGTGGTTATGATGGATTTCATGGCTCAAGTGAGATCACATATGATGTCAACTCAGTATGATTCTTTATTAAAAAAAGCAAATCTCAGCAGTAAGAGAAAGTAG
- the rplO gene encoding 50S ribosomal protein L15, producing MKLNTIAPAVGSKSAPKRLGRGIGSGLGKTSGKGHKGQKARSGGYHKVGFEGGQMPLQRRLPKFGFTSPTKRYIAEIRLHELNNIAVDEITLDVLKDFGLVRKDIKTAKVIASGEIQKAINLKGVACTKGAKEAIEKAGGKVE from the coding sequence ATGAAATTAAATACAATTGCTCCTGCTGTTGGCTCAAAAAGTGCTCCTAAGAGACTAGGTCGTGGTATTGGAAGTGGACTGGGGAAAACTTCTGGTAAAGGTCATAAAGGACAAAAAGCGCGTTCAGGTGGCTATCATAAAGTAGGTTTTGAAGGCGGACAAATGCCTTTGCAAAGAAGACTACCAAAGTTTGGTTTTACTTCTCCAACTAAGAGATATATTGCTGAAATCAGATTGCATGAATTAAATAATATTGCAGTAGATGAGATTACTTTGGATGTCCTGAAAGACTTTGGTCTTGTTAGAAAAGATATAAAAACAGCTAAGGTTATAGCCAGTGGAGAGATTCAAAAAGCTATTAATCTAAAAGGAGTGGCTTGCACTAAAGGTGCGAAAGAAGCTATCGAAAAAGCTGGCGGTAAAGTAGAGTAA
- the rpmD gene encoding 50S ribosomal protein L30 produces the protein MTQAKTFKVTLVKSLIGRKQNHIACARGLGLRKIRHTVEVLDTVENRGMANKIYYMVKVEG, from the coding sequence ATGACTCAAGCTAAAACATTCAAGGTTACTTTAGTAAAAAGTCTTATTGGCCGTAAGCAAAACCATATAGCATGCGCTAGAGGTTTGGGGTTAAGAAAGATACGCCATACAGTAGAAGTTCTTGACACTGTTGAGAATAGAGGTATGGCTAATAAAATATATTATATGGTTAAAGTAGAGGGGTAG
- the rpsE gene encoding 30S ribosomal protein S5, with amino-acid sequence MSNEVKKNEELIEKLVSVKRHSKTVKGGRIMSFAALTVVGDGKGKIGIGRGKSREVPIAIQKAMESAKRNMVSVNLNNDTLWYPVMSNHGASKVFMQPASAGTGIIAGGAMRAVFEAVGVHNVLAKTYGSTNPANVVRATIAGLAKIKSPEEIAEKRGLSVEEIQE; translated from the coding sequence ATGTCTAATGAAGTGAAAAAAAATGAAGAACTGATTGAAAAGTTGGTTAGTGTTAAAAGGCACTCTAAGACAGTAAAAGGTGGTAGAATTATGAGCTTTGCTGCCTTGACAGTTGTGGGTGATGGCAAAGGCAAGATTGGAATAGGTAGAGGTAAATCAAGAGAAGTGCCTATAGCTATCCAAAAAGCTATGGAAAGCGCTAAAAGAAACATGGTATCAGTCAATTTAAATAATGATACGTTATGGTATCCAGTGATGTCGAATCATGGAGCATCTAAGGTGTTTATGCAACCTGCTTCAGCAGGTACAGGTATTATTGCTGGTGGTGCTATGCGTGCAGTTTTTGAAGCAGTAGGTGTGCATAACGTTTTAGCAAAGACTTATGGTTCAACTAATCCAGCAAACGTTGTTAGAGCTACTATCGCTGGTTTGGCAAAAATTAAATCACCAGAAGAGATCGCTGAGAAAAGAGGCCTTTCTGTTGAAGAGATTCAGGAGTAA
- the rplR gene encoding 50S ribosomal protein L18: protein MDKKTARLNRSKRTRIKLRELGHTRLCVFRTPKHIYAQVISSDGSTVLAAASTVEKDIKAKCKYTGNVASAVIIGEEIANRCKEKGIEKVAFDRSGYKYHGRVKALADAAREHGLQF, encoded by the coding sequence ATGGATAAGAAAACTGCTCGTTTGAATCGTAGTAAGCGTACTAGAATCAAGCTAAGAGAATTAGGGCATACTAGGCTTTGTGTTTTTAGAACACCTAAGCACATTTACGCTCAGGTTATTTCTAGTGATGGTTCTACCGTGTTAGCTGCTGCATCTACTGTAGAAAAAGATATAAAAGCAAAATGTAAATATACTGGAAATGTTGCATCTGCTGTAATTATTGGTGAAGAGATCGCTAATAGATGTAAAGAAAAAGGTATAGAAAAAGTTGCTTTTGATAGATCAGGATATAAATATCATGGACGTGTTAAGGCTTTAGCAGATGCTGCTAGAGAACATGGTCTACAGTTTTAA
- the rplF gene encoding 50S ribosomal protein L6, with protein MSRIGKKPVIIPSGVTISVAAGNEVQVKSAKATLTKKFSTDVNFDIADNVANIKPSSSSKNAIAQSGTARAILSNMVEGVTKGFERKLKIIGVGYRAKAQGSELNLTLGFSHPVVYQLPEGIIAETPAPTEIILKGADKELLGKVAAEIRDYRKPEPYKGKGVRYEGEFVVKKEAKKK; from the coding sequence ATGTCAAGAATAGGTAAAAAACCTGTCATTATACCAAGTGGAGTTACCATAAGTGTGGCTGCTGGTAATGAGGTGCAGGTTAAAAGCGCTAAAGCAACTTTGACAAAAAAATTCTCTACTGATGTGAATTTTGATATCGCTGACAACGTTGCTAATATCAAACCTTCAAGTAGTAGCAAAAACGCTATTGCTCAATCTGGTACAGCTAGAGCTATATTAAGTAATATGGTTGAAGGTGTAACAAAAGGATTTGAAAGAAAGTTGAAAATTATAGGTGTTGGTTACCGTGCTAAGGCTCAAGGTAGTGAATTAAATCTAACTTTAGGTTTTTCACATCCAGTTGTTTATCAGCTGCCTGAGGGGATAATAGCGGAAACTCCAGCTCCTACAGAGATAATTTTAAAAGGTGCTGATAAAGAACTTTTGGGTAAAGTAGCTGCTGAAATTAGAGATTATAGGAAGCCTGAGCCTTATAAAGGCAAAGGTGTCCGCTATGAAGGCGAATTTGTAGTTAAGAAAGAAGCTAAGAAGAAGTAG
- the rpsH gene encoding 30S ribosomal protein S8 translates to MSMQDPIADMFTRIRNGLSAHKETVSIPFSKMKMEIANFLVKEGYVAQCSKATTAKGHPSINIELKYHAGTPVIEMIKRVSRPSLRIYKSHAELPKVYGGFGVAIVSTSKGLVSDREARALGIGGEIIGYVA, encoded by the coding sequence ATGAGTATGCAAGATCCTATAGCGGATATGTTTACAAGAATTAGAAATGGTCTTTCGGCACATAAAGAAACCGTTTCTATTCCTTTTTCAAAAATGAAAATGGAAATAGCAAACTTTTTGGTAAAAGAAGGTTATGTTGCACAATGTTCAAAAGCAACAACAGCAAAGGGTCATCCTTCTATAAATATTGAGCTTAAATATCATGCTGGTACCCCTGTGATTGAGATGATCAAGAGAGTTTCTAGGCCAAGCTTAAGAATATATAAGTCACATGCAGAGTTACCTAAAGTGTATGGTGGTTTTGGTGTTGCTATCGTTTCTACTTCAAAAGGTTTGGTGAGTGATAGAGAGGCTAGAGCCCTTGGTATTGGTGGTGAAATTATTGGCTACGTGGCTTAA
- the rpsN gene encoding 30S ribosomal protein S14 yields the protein MAKKSMIQRELKREKLVAKYAQKRAELKAIVLDINSTEEQKWEAQIKLQKLPVNSSASRVQRRCKVTGRPHAVYRKFGLCRNKLREYAMAGDVPGLKKASW from the coding sequence ATGGCAAAAAAATCTATGATTCAGAGAGAGTTAAAGAGAGAAAAGTTAGTAGCTAAATATGCTCAAAAAAGAGCTGAGCTTAAAGCTATTGTTCTCGATATAAACTCTACTGAAGAGCAAAAATGGGAAGCTCAAATTAAGCTGCAAAAATTACCAGTAAATTCTTCAGCTTCTAGGGTTCAAAGAAGATGTAAGGTTACAGGTAGACCTCACGCTGTTTATAGAAAATTTGGTTTATGCCGTAATAAACTAAGAGAGTATGCAATGGCAGGTGATGTTCCTGGTCTGAAAAAAGCTAGTTGGTAA
- the rplE gene encoding 50S ribosomal protein L5 has protein sequence MARLKDHYQKELVAKLKNELKLDNIMEVPRIEKITLNMGVGDAAKDKKIMTFALNDLTAIAGQKPVVTKSKKSIAGFKIRDGWPIGCKVTLRGERMYEFLDRLITIAVPRIRDFRGLSPKSFDGRGNYSLGMREQISFPEIDYDKIDIIRGLDISITTTAKNDDQGRALLRAFGFPFKS, from the coding sequence ATGGCAAGATTAAAAGATCATTATCAAAAAGAGCTTGTTGCTAAGTTAAAAAATGAGCTTAAATTGGATAATATAATGGAAGTGCCTCGTATTGAGAAAATTACTCTTAATATGGGTGTTGGTGATGCAGCAAAAGATAAAAAGATTATGACTTTTGCTCTAAACGATTTGACAGCAATAGCTGGGCAAAAGCCAGTTGTTACTAAGTCTAAAAAATCTATCGCTGGTTTTAAAATACGTGATGGTTGGCCAATAGGCTGTAAAGTTACGTTACGAGGCGAGCGTATGTATGAGTTCTTAGATAGGCTTATAACAATTGCTGTCCCTAGAATTAGAGATTTTAGGGGGTTAAGTCCTAAGTCTTTTGATGGTAGAGGTAATTATAGTTTGGGTATGAGAGAACAAATCTCTTTCCCAGAAATTGATTACGATAAAATTGATATCATTAGAGGTTTAGATATTTCAATAACGACTACTGCTAAAAATGATGACCAAGGAAGAGCTTTGCTAAGAGCTTTTGGTTTTCCTTTTAAATCATAA
- the rplX gene encoding 50S ribosomal protein L24 encodes MNRLKKGDDIIVIAGKDKGRRGVVKSFAKGGSLVLVEGVNVVKKHVKPNPNRGIEGGVVEKELPIDASNVAIFNPATQKADRVGYKFVDEKKVRYFKSNGELVDL; translated from the coding sequence ATGAATAGATTAAAAAAAGGTGATGACATAATAGTCATTGCCGGGAAAGACAAGGGTCGCAGAGGCGTAGTTAAATCATTCGCTAAAGGTGGTTCTTTGGTTTTGGTAGAAGGCGTAAATGTTGTTAAAAAGCACGTTAAGCCAAATCCAAATAGAGGTATCGAAGGTGGAGTTGTTGAAAAAGAGCTTCCTATAGATGCGTCGAATGTTGCTATTTTTAACCCAGCTACACAGAAAGCTGATAGAGTGGGTTATAAATTTGTTGATGAGAAAAAGGTTCGCTACTTTAAGTCTAATGGCGAGCTTGTAGACTTATAG
- the rplN gene encoding 50S ribosomal protein L14, which translates to MIQMQTELQVADNSGAKRVECIKVLGGSHRRYASIGDVIKVTVKEASPKGKAKKGNVYNAVVVRTAKGVRRKDGSLIRFDNNAAVLLNANGQPIGTRIFGPVTRELRSEKFMKIVSLAPEVL; encoded by the coding sequence ATGATTCAAATGCAGACAGAGCTCCAAGTTGCTGATAATAGTGGCGCTAAGAGAGTTGAGTGTATAAAGGTGTTGGGAGGCTCTCATCGTAGGTATGCATCTATAGGTGATGTTATCAAGGTTACGGTGAAAGAAGCTTCTCCAAAAGGTAAGGCTAAAAAAGGAAATGTGTATAACGCTGTGGTTGTTAGGACTGCTAAAGGTGTACGCAGAAAAGATGGTTCTTTGATTCGTTTTGATAATAATGCAGCTGTACTATTAAATGCTAATGGTCAGCCAATTGGCACGCGTATCTTTGGCCCAGTTACAAGGGAACTTCGTTCTGAAAAGTTTATGAAGATTGTATCTTTAGCACCAGAAGTACTATAA
- the rpsQ gene encoding 30S ribosomal protein S17: MSDKVRLLEGKVSSDGMDKTVVVKAERYVKFPVLGKFVKKTTKYYIHDEKNECKKGDVIRFKETRPYSKTKRWCLVDIIRREK; encoded by the coding sequence ATGAGTGATAAGGTTAGACTACTAGAGGGTAAAGTCTCTAGCGATGGTATGGATAAAACAGTAGTTGTAAAAGCTGAAAGATATGTTAAATTCCCTGTGCTTGGTAAGTTTGTGAAAAAAACTACTAAATATTATATTCATGATGAAAAAAATGAATGTAAAAAAGGTGATGTTATTAGGTTTAAGGAAACTAGGCCTTATTCAAAAACTAAGAGATGGTGTTTAGTAGATATTATTCGTAGAGAAAAATAA
- the rpmC gene encoding 50S ribosomal protein L29: MKRKDTLKDYRGKSIDQLQEAKIELLQQLFSLRMQKGTGQLKKNHLFKSAKKDIARINTIISEKSR, translated from the coding sequence ATGAAGAGAAAAGATACTTTAAAAGATTATAGAGGTAAAAGTATTGACCAGTTGCAAGAAGCTAAAATCGAGTTGTTACAACAGTTATTCTCGCTTCGTATGCAAAAGGGTACAGGGCAATTAAAGAAAAATCACTTATTTAAAAGTGCAAAAAAAGATATTGCTCGTATAAATACAATAATATCAGAAAAGAGTAGATAG
- the rplP gene encoding 50S ribosomal protein L16, which translates to MLQPKRTKFRKQQKMRNRGLAHKGNKVSFGEFGLQATSRGRITARQIEAGRRAINRHIKRGGKVWIRIFPDKPITQKPLEVRMGKGKGSVEYWVAQIQPGRVLYEITGVKEELAREAFERAAAKLPVSTTFVEKQVM; encoded by the coding sequence ATGCTACAGCCTAAGCGTACAAAGTTTCGTAAACAGCAAAAGATGCGTAATAGAGGCTTGGCTCATAAAGGCAATAAAGTAAGCTTTGGTGAGTTTGGTCTTCAGGCAACATCTAGAGGTAGAATTACTGCTAGACAAATAGAGGCGGGACGAAGAGCAATCAATCGTCATATCAAGCGTGGTGGTAAGGTTTGGATAAGAATTTTTCCAGATAAGCCTATTACACAAAAGCCTTTGGAAGTTCGTATGGGTAAAGGTAAAGGTTCAGTTGAGTATTGGGTTGCTCAAATTCAACCAGGACGTGTGCTATATGAGATTACTGGTGTTAAAGAAGAGTTGGCTCGTGAAGCTTTTGAAAGAGCGGCTGCTAAGTTGCCAGTGTCGACAACTTTTGTTGAAAAGCAGGTGATGTAA
- the rpsC gene encoding 30S ribosomal protein S3: protein MGQKVNPNGIRLGYIRDWRSTWYADSSSYATKLNEDIKVREFLHKKLASAAVSKIQIERPAQNAKITIHTARPGIVIGKKGEDVEKLRAEVHKLMGIPVQINIEEIRKPELEAKLVAESVAQQLEKRVMFRRAMKKAMQAAMKSGAKGIKIMVSGRLGGAEIARSEWARDGRVPLQTFRADVDYATAEALTTYGVIGVKAWIYKGEILPGQLAEKKNNKKGAR from the coding sequence ATGGGTCAAAAAGTAAATCCTAATGGAATTCGTTTGGGTTATATAAGAGACTGGCGTTCAACTTGGTATGCAGACTCCTCTAGTTACGCTACAAAGCTTAATGAAGACATTAAGGTAAGAGAGTTTTTACATAAGAAGCTGGCGTCTGCAGCAGTAAGTAAAATCCAAATAGAGAGACCTGCTCAAAATGCTAAAATCACAATTCATACAGCAAGACCTGGGATTGTGATTGGTAAAAAAGGCGAGGATGTTGAAAAATTACGTGCAGAAGTGCATAAGTTAATGGGTATTCCTGTACAAATTAACATAGAAGAGATTCGTAAGCCAGAATTAGAGGCTAAATTAGTGGCTGAAAGTGTTGCTCAACAATTAGAAAAAAGAGTGATGTTCAGAAGAGCTATGAAAAAAGCTATGCAAGCTGCTATGAAGTCAGGAGCTAAAGGAATCAAAATTATGGTAAGTGGCCGTTTAGGTGGTGCTGAAATAGCTCGTTCTGAATGGGCTAGAGATGGTAGGGTTCCGCTACAGACTTTTAGAGCAGATGTTGATTATGCTACAGCTGAAGCTTTAACAACTTATGGTGTTATTGGTGTTAAAGCTTGGATTTATAAAGGAGAAATTCTTCCGGGTCAATTGGCTGAGAAGAAAAATAATAAAAAAGGAGCTAGATAA
- the rplV gene encoding 50S ribosomal protein L22: MEVQAKLKFARISAQKCRLVADQVRGLPVERALNILSFSNKKAAVLIKEVLNSAIANAEHNDGMDIDSLYVSTVFVDEGPTMKRFEARAKGRGNRILKRTSHITVKVAEKN, from the coding sequence ATGGAAGTACAAGCTAAATTAAAATTTGCAAGAATCTCGGCTCAAAAATGCAGATTGGTTGCTGATCAAGTTAGAGGATTGCCAGTAGAAAGAGCTCTTAATATTTTGTCTTTTAGTAATAAAAAAGCAGCGGTTTTAATAAAAGAAGTTTTAAACTCTGCAATCGCTAATGCTGAGCATAATGACGGTATGGATATTGACTCTTTATATGTCTCAACTGTATTTGTAGATGAAGGTCCTACTATGAAGCGTTTTGAAGCAAGAGCTAAAGGTAGGGGTAATCGTATTTTAAAAAGAACTTCACATATTACTGTGAAAGTTGCTGAGAAAAATTAA
- the rpsS gene encoding 30S ribosomal protein S19 encodes MPRSLKKGPFVDHHLLKKVFEAQESNSKKPIKTWSRRSMIVPDMIGLTMAVHNGQQHVPILMTEEMVGHKLGEFAITRNYRGHAADKKAKKK; translated from the coding sequence GTGCCTCGTTCGTTAAAAAAAGGACCTTTTGTAGATCATCATCTGCTAAAAAAGGTTTTTGAAGCGCAAGAAAGTAATTCTAAAAAGCCGATCAAAACTTGGTCAAGAAGATCAATGATCGTGCCAGATATGATAGGTTTAACCATGGCTGTACATAACGGTCAGCAACATGTGCCAATTCTTATGACAGAAGAAATGGTGGGTCATAAGTTAGGAGAGTTTGCTATAACTCGTAACTATCGTGGCCATGCGGCTGATAAAAAAGCTAAGAAGAAATAG
- the rplB gene encoding 50S ribosomal protein L2, producing the protein MIEIKKAKPTSPGRRHVVSVKNTELHTGKPFKGLVEVKKKNAGRNNTGRITVRHQGGGHKQHYRIVDFKRNKDDIVAKVERIEYDPNRSANIALVLYADGERRYVIAPKGLSKDMSIISGEKVDVAVGNCMPLRNIPLGTVIHNLEMKPKKGAQMIRSAGTFAQLVGKDNAYAIIRLRSGEMRRVLLDCRAVIGVVSNSEHNLKSLGKAGAKRWRGIRPTVRGVAMNPVDHPHGGGEGRTSGGRHPVTPWGVPTKGYKTRKNKRSNKLIVQKRK; encoded by the coding sequence ATGATTGAAATAAAAAAAGCTAAACCTACTTCACCTGGCCGTCGTCACGTAGTGAGCGTAAAAAATACAGAATTACATACAGGTAAGCCATTCAAAGGTTTGGTAGAAGTAAAGAAAAAAAATGCTGGTAGAAATAACACTGGTAGAATAACAGTACGTCATCAAGGCGGTGGTCATAAGCAGCACTATCGTATAGTTGACTTTAAAAGAAATAAAGATGATATTGTAGCTAAGGTTGAAAGGATTGAATACGATCCTAACCGTAGTGCAAATATTGCTTTAGTTTTATATGCTGATGGTGAGAGAAGATATGTGATTGCACCTAAGGGTCTAAGTAAAGACATGTCAATAATTTCTGGTGAGAAAGTTGATGTGGCTGTTGGCAATTGCATGCCACTTAGAAATATCCCTTTAGGTACAGTAATTCATAATCTAGAAATGAAGCCTAAGAAAGGTGCTCAGATGATTAGAAGCGCAGGGACTTTCGCTCAGCTTGTTGGTAAGGATAATGCATATGCAATTATTCGTTTAAGATCAGGTGAGATGAGAAGGGTGCTTTTAGATTGTAGAGCTGTTATTGGTGTTGTATCTAACTCTGAACATAACCTAAAATCTCTAGGTAAGGCTGGTGCTAAGCGTTGGAGAGGGATTAGGCCTACTGTTAGAGGTGTGGCTATGAACCCGGTAGATCATCCACATGGTGGTGGAGAGGGTCGTACTTCAGGTGGTAGACATCCTGTTACACCTTGGGGCGTACCTACAAAAGGTTATAAGACGCGTAAAAATAAGCGCTCTAATAAATTAATTGTTCAAAAACGTAAGTAA
- the rplW gene encoding 50S ribosomal protein L23 has protein sequence MSSQEKILKTVVRPHVSDKTYGLSDANSTVVFEVARFANKYDVKDAIEQLFEVKVESVNILNVKGKARKFGRIEGKTKAWKKAYVKLAEGHDINFVGAE, from the coding sequence ATGAGTTCTCAAGAAAAAATATTAAAAACTGTTGTAAGACCTCATGTTTCTGACAAAACTTATGGTTTATCAGATGCTAATTCTACAGTTGTGTTTGAGGTTGCTAGGTTCGCTAACAAGTATGATGTTAAAGATGCAATTGAGCAGCTATTTGAAGTTAAGGTTGAATCAGTTAATATCCTTAATGTGAAGGGTAAAGCACGAAAATTTGGCCGTATTGAGGGTAAAACAAAAGCTTGGAAGAAAGCTTATGTGAAGCTTGCTGAAGGGCATGATATCAATTTTGTTGGTGCAGAGTAA
- the rplD gene encoding 50S ribosomal protein L4 — protein sequence MDLNIKSLTGKEASSVDVADNVFAIDYNESLIHQVVVAYMAGARQGTKAQKTRSEVSGGGAKPWRQKGTGRARAGTIRSPIFRKGGVTFAAKPKSYKQKVNRKMYAGAVKSILSELLRSGRMIVVEEMKLETPKTKEFKAMVDTLGLKDVLFVVGVEEFDENLYLSSRNLKNVAVCDSVDINPVSLVCFENVVVTKKAIKEIEEKLV from the coding sequence GTGGACTTAAATATTAAATCATTAACTGGTAAAGAGGCTAGTTCCGTTGATGTTGCAGATAATGTTTTTGCAATCGACTATAACGAGTCTTTAATTCACCAGGTTGTTGTTGCCTATATGGCAGGTGCTCGTCAAGGTACAAAAGCTCAGAAAACCAGATCAGAAGTTTCTGGTGGTGGAGCAAAGCCTTGGAGACAAAAAGGTACAGGTAGGGCTAGAGCTGGGACCATCCGCTCTCCTATCTTTAGAAAGGGTGGAGTTACATTTGCCGCTAAACCTAAAAGTTATAAACAAAAAGTTAATCGTAAGATGTATGCTGGAGCAGTTAAATCAATCTTATCTGAGTTGCTAAGATCAGGTAGAATGATTGTTGTTGAAGAAATGAAGTTAGAAACTCCAAAAACAAAAGAATTTAAAGCTATGGTTGATACTTTGGGTCTTAAGGATGTGCTTTTTGTGGTTGGCGTTGAGGAGTTTGATGAGAACTTATACCTTTCTTCAAGAAACCTTAAGAATGTGGCTGTGTGTGATTCTGTAGATATTAACCCAGTTTCTTTGGTGTGCTTTGAAAATGTAGTTGTTACTAAAAAGGCAATAAAAGAAATAGAGGAGAAATTAGTATGA
- the rplC gene encoding 50S ribosomal protein L3, whose protein sequence is MSLGLVGRKCGMTRIFTEDGVSIPVTVIHVEPNMVTQVKTVEKDGYNAIQVTTGFKKRSNVNKPMSGHYAKAGVEPGRGLWEFTIEGDDKYQVGSSFDATVFEAGQKVDVRGVSKGKGFAGAVKRHNFSTQDATHGNSLSHRVHGSTGQNQTPGRVFKNKKMAGHMGNENVTIQSLEVVRVDAENGLLLLKGGIPGAVGGDVIVSSAVKS, encoded by the coding sequence ATGTCTTTAGGATTAGTTGGTCGCAAATGTGGTATGACTCGTATTTTTACTGAAGATGGTGTTTCTATACCTGTAACAGTTATCCATGTGGAGCCAAATATGGTTACGCAAGTTAAAACTGTTGAGAAGGATGGTTATAATGCTATTCAGGTAACTACTGGCTTTAAAAAACGTTCTAATGTAAATAAGCCTATGTCTGGGCACTACGCTAAAGCTGGTGTAGAGCCAGGGAGAGGTTTGTGGGAATTTACAATCGAGGGTGATGATAAATACCAAGTTGGTTCATCTTTTGATGCTACAGTGTTTGAGGCTGGTCAAAAAGTTGATGTAAGAGGTGTATCTAAAGGTAAAGGTTTTGCAGGTGCTGTAAAGCGCCATAATTTTAGTACACAAGATGCTACTCACGGTAACTCTTTATCTCATAGGGTGCATGGTTCTACTGGTCAGAACCAAACTCCAGGCCGAGTTTTTAAGAACAAGAAAATGGCTGGGCATATGGGTAATGAGAATGTTACTATCCAGTCACTTGAGGTTGTAAGAGTAGATGCAGAAAATGGTTTACTTCTTTTAAAAGGTGGTATTCCAGGAGCGGTTGGTGGAGATGTTATAGTTTCTTCAGCAGTAAAGAGTTAG